Proteins co-encoded in one Archangium lipolyticum genomic window:
- a CDS encoding DUF4142 domain-containing protein produces MKRMIQGFLVAGTLVLGSSALAQQGAKAPGKGGTAEYRGFVVPTDQKALLERLHYTNQLEIKLGQLAQQNSTNPDVKAFGETMVREHTDADQKLMSFAQSQGIKLADMPKPMNDMEKKAMAADKAVTEELQALKGAPFDSCYIANQVGDHDATLGKLLAGRQAISGNAQLTSLMDDLTQHVAQHRQQAYSVLGKLNPQATGVGGAGSGTLPGSESGTGGHMGTHPGTGSTPGTMGGSTGGTTGTSPQPRK; encoded by the coding sequence ATGAAGCGGATGATTCAAGGTTTCCTCGTCGCGGGTACGCTGGTCCTCGGCAGCTCGGCGCTCGCACAGCAGGGAGCCAAGGCCCCGGGCAAGGGTGGGACGGCCGAGTACCGTGGATTCGTCGTGCCCACCGATCAGAAGGCCCTGCTCGAGCGGCTGCACTACACCAACCAACTGGAGATCAAGCTGGGCCAGCTTGCCCAGCAGAACTCCACCAACCCGGACGTGAAGGCCTTCGGCGAGACCATGGTGCGCGAGCACACCGACGCCGACCAGAAGCTGATGTCCTTCGCCCAGAGCCAGGGCATCAAGCTGGCGGACATGCCCAAGCCGATGAACGACATGGAGAAGAAGGCCATGGCGGCCGACAAGGCCGTCACGGAGGAGCTCCAGGCGCTCAAGGGCGCGCCGTTCGACTCCTGTTACATCGCCAACCAGGTGGGCGACCATGACGCCACGCTCGGCAAGCTGCTGGCCGGCCGTCAGGCGATCAGCGGCAACGCGCAGCTCACCTCGCTGATGGATGACCTGACGCAGCACGTGGCGCAGCACCGGCAGCAGGCCTACTCGGTGCTCGGCAAGCTGAACCCGCAGGCGACGGGCGTCGGCGGCGCGGGCAGCGGCACGCTGCCGGGGAGCGAGTCGGGCACGGGCGGCCACATGGGCACGCACCCGGGCACGGGCAGCACCCCGGGCACGATGGGCGGCAGCACCGGTGGCACCACGGGCACCAGCCCCCAGCCGAGGAAGTAG
- the glgX gene encoding glycogen debranching protein GlgX, whose product MTREVWPGKPYPRGATFDGTGVNFAVFSQAATRVEVCLFDPRDPSKEVERFDLPGVTDCVWHGYVPGLESGTLYGLRVHGPYEPQKGLRCNPHKLLVDPYAKALHGEVDWSQPVFGYPLGHAQQDLMRDERDSAAGIPKGVVVGDYFDWGNERRPDVPWRKTVIYEAHVKGLTMRHPKVPEHQRGTYAGLAHPAVIEHLLKLGVTAVELLPVHAFADDSFLGEKGLSNYWGYNTLCYFAPEQRYASRQTPGAVVNEFKAMVKALHSAGIEVLLDVVYNHSCEGNHLGPTLSLKGIDNASYYWLMPDARYYLDFTGCGNSLNASNPQAARLIVDSLRYWVEEMHVDGFRFDLATVLGRVGKGEFSPHAPIFQIINQDPVLGRVKLIAEPWDVGLGGYQVGGFPAPWREWNGKYRDALRRYWKGDENLAGEVGHRLAGSSDLYQEARRRPQASINFVTAHDGFTLHDLVTYSHKHNEANGEHNRDGADDNQAWNCGVEGETDDPGIIALRERQKRNLLASLCLSQGVPMLVAGDEMGRTQGGNNNAYCQDNEISWVDWNLDERREALLEFTSRLIQFRHRQPVLQRRRFFQGKHIWDSEYKDLTWFRPDGTEMDQGDWEKPFVRSLAFLLGGDAIPTPDERGQRIIGDALLVLLNAHHEPVRFTVPPPAEDSRWVIEFYTADDKRGPEEPVPAGPFELTGRSLAVFRQVPRD is encoded by the coding sequence ATGACCAGGGAAGTATGGCCGGGCAAGCCGTACCCGCGAGGCGCCACCTTTGACGGGACGGGAGTGAACTTCGCGGTCTTCTCCCAGGCTGCCACCCGTGTCGAGGTGTGCCTCTTCGATCCGAGAGATCCCTCGAAGGAGGTGGAGCGGTTCGATCTACCAGGAGTCACCGACTGCGTCTGGCACGGCTACGTGCCGGGACTGGAGTCGGGCACGCTCTATGGTCTGCGCGTCCACGGTCCCTACGAGCCGCAGAAGGGGCTGCGCTGCAACCCCCACAAGCTGCTGGTGGACCCGTACGCCAAGGCGCTCCATGGCGAGGTGGACTGGTCCCAGCCCGTCTTCGGCTACCCGCTCGGGCACGCGCAGCAGGACCTGATGCGCGACGAGCGGGACAGCGCCGCGGGCATCCCCAAGGGCGTGGTGGTGGGCGACTACTTCGACTGGGGCAACGAGCGCCGTCCGGACGTGCCCTGGCGCAAGACGGTCATCTACGAGGCCCACGTGAAGGGCCTCACCATGCGCCACCCGAAGGTGCCCGAGCACCAGCGGGGCACCTACGCGGGCCTGGCCCACCCGGCCGTCATCGAGCACCTGCTCAAGCTGGGCGTCACCGCGGTGGAGCTGCTGCCGGTGCACGCCTTCGCCGATGACTCCTTCCTCGGGGAGAAGGGGCTCTCCAACTACTGGGGCTACAACACCCTCTGCTACTTCGCCCCCGAGCAGCGCTACGCCAGCCGCCAGACTCCCGGCGCCGTCGTCAACGAGTTCAAGGCGATGGTCAAGGCGCTGCACTCGGCGGGCATCGAGGTCCTCCTCGACGTCGTCTACAACCACTCCTGCGAGGGCAACCACCTGGGGCCCACGCTGTCGCTCAAGGGCATCGACAACGCCTCCTATTACTGGCTGATGCCGGACGCGCGCTACTACCTGGACTTCACCGGGTGCGGCAACAGCCTCAATGCCTCCAACCCCCAGGCGGCGCGCCTCATCGTCGACTCCCTGCGCTACTGGGTGGAGGAGATGCACGTGGACGGGTTCCGCTTCGACCTGGCCACCGTGCTCGGCCGCGTGGGCAAGGGCGAGTTCTCCCCCCACGCCCCCATCTTCCAGATCATCAACCAGGATCCGGTGCTCGGCCGGGTGAAGCTCATCGCCGAGCCGTGGGACGTGGGGCTCGGCGGCTACCAGGTGGGCGGCTTCCCCGCGCCCTGGCGCGAGTGGAACGGCAAGTACCGCGATGCGCTGCGCCGCTACTGGAAGGGCGACGAGAACCTCGCGGGCGAGGTGGGCCACCGCCTCGCGGGCTCCTCGGACCTCTACCAGGAGGCGAGGCGCCGCCCGCAGGCCAGCATCAACTTCGTCACCGCCCACGACGGCTTCACCCTGCACGACCTCGTCACCTACAGCCACAAGCACAACGAGGCCAACGGCGAGCACAACCGCGACGGCGCGGACGACAACCAGGCGTGGAACTGCGGCGTGGAGGGCGAGACGGACGACCCCGGCATCATCGCCCTGCGCGAGCGCCAGAAGCGCAACCTGCTCGCCTCGCTCTGCCTCTCCCAGGGCGTGCCCATGCTGGTGGCCGGCGACGAGATGGGGCGCACCCAGGGCGGCAACAACAACGCCTACTGCCAGGACAATGAGATTTCCTGGGTGGACTGGAACCTCGACGAGCGCCGCGAGGCCCTGCTGGAGTTCACCTCCCGTCTCATCCAGTTCCGCCACCGCCAGCCCGTGCTTCAGCGCCGCCGCTTCTTCCAGGGCAAACACATCTGGGATTCCGAGTACAAGGACCTGACATGGTTCCGTCCGGATGGCACGGAGATGGACCAGGGCGACTGGGAGAAGCCCTTCGTCCGCTCCCTCGCGTTCCTCCTGGGCGGTGACGCCATCCCCACGCCCGACGAGCGCGGCCAGCGCATCATCGGTGACGCACTGCTGGTGCTGCTCAACGCCCACCACGAGCCCGTGCGCTTCACCGTGCCTCCTCCAGCCGAGGACTCCCGGTGGGTCATCGAGTTCTACACCGCGGATGACAAGCGGGGCCCCGAGGAGCCGGTACCCGCCGGCCCCTTCGAGCTGACCGGCCGCTCCCTGGCCGTCTTCCGTCAGGTGCCGCGCGACTGA
- a CDS encoding hemerythrin domain-containing protein has translation MSAIELLKQQHREVDELFRRIKVSDEDERISLLGKVAEALTIHAALEEQLFYPFAREQGVDGIIDESFQDHAEVKRLVSEILQVKQNDPRLMELCSRLERMVTEHVGHEESALFPKVESLANRDDLVSMRDDMQQAIDSWRNRELLRMAEHQESLPPVM, from the coding sequence GTGAGCGCGATCGAACTACTGAAGCAGCAGCACCGGGAAGTCGACGAGCTGTTCCGGCGCATCAAGGTCAGCGATGAGGACGAGCGCATCTCCTTGCTGGGCAAGGTGGCCGAGGCCCTCACCATCCACGCGGCGCTGGAGGAGCAGTTGTTCTATCCCTTCGCCCGGGAGCAGGGCGTGGACGGCATCATCGACGAGTCCTTCCAGGACCATGCCGAGGTGAAGCGGCTCGTGTCGGAGATCCTCCAGGTCAAGCAGAACGACCCGAGGTTGATGGAGCTGTGCTCGCGCCTGGAGCGGATGGTGACCGAGCACGTGGGCCATGAGGAGAGCGCGCTGTTCCCCAAGGTGGAGTCCCTGGCGAACCGCGACGACCTGGTCTCCATGCGTGACGACATGCAGCAGGCGATCGACAGCTGGCGCAACCGTGAGCTGCTGCGCATGGCCGAGCACCAGGAGTCCCTGCCTCCGGTGATGTAG
- a CDS encoding two-component system sensor histidine kinase NtrB, protein MSQGPRAWLLGRLDAFLTESQRRLPPDELSRYRVLVGGTLCQVVLNLVMALSASFFQEVSLPRFLLGLVMAVFFGLVLVAVRRGRSHQPAARMLCGLFVAGYIGATFAMPHPAMASHATAMLILCLSVYLMGVRPGLIVTGFFCLNASVLLPLSLSGFGTLEPLFAQPRLWAAGMMDALILLLGWGVSALFCFARDEAISTVRESERTLSSLLESTDEPVCSLDLQGNIVTANAAARRMFRLAFGRDVNPGDALDQESSEEVRATWRASLARVLGGQPVRYEIPFRQEGRPITLDISLHPIQGEDGRPRGVTLFGRDVTARKAAESRLDELHRNLVDMSRRAGMAEVATGVLHNVGNTLNSVNVAATLVMDGLRGSRAPQLVRAVELLRENEARLPAFLLEDERGRKLPEYLSTVSHHLVKEHERLLAEMQGLARNVEHIKAVVGMQQENARFGGVVEQVPVPELIDDALRLHATSFEQLGIRVHREYAELPEVLVDRHKLLQILVNLLGNARHALMESGRRDKQLSIRVRRDGAARLLRIEVGDNGVGISPEHLSRLFAHGFTTKKGGHGFGLHASALAAEELGGRLSCESAGPGQGATFIIELPLREQGRREAME, encoded by the coding sequence ATGAGCCAAGGGCCTCGTGCGTGGTTGCTCGGGCGGCTGGACGCGTTCTTGACGGAGAGCCAACGCCGGCTGCCACCGGACGAGCTCAGCCGCTACCGCGTGCTGGTGGGGGGCACGCTCTGCCAGGTGGTGCTCAACCTGGTGATGGCGCTCTCGGCGTCGTTCTTCCAGGAGGTCAGCCTCCCGCGCTTCCTGCTCGGGCTGGTGATGGCGGTGTTCTTCGGGCTGGTGCTGGTGGCCGTGCGCCGGGGGCGCTCCCACCAGCCGGCGGCGAGGATGCTGTGTGGTCTGTTCGTGGCCGGCTACATCGGCGCCACCTTCGCGATGCCCCATCCCGCCATGGCCTCGCACGCGACGGCCATGCTCATCCTGTGCCTGTCGGTCTACCTGATGGGGGTGCGGCCGGGGCTCATCGTCACGGGGTTCTTCTGCCTCAACGCGAGCGTCCTCCTCCCGCTCAGCCTGTCGGGGTTCGGCACCCTGGAGCCGCTCTTCGCCCAGCCCCGGCTGTGGGCCGCGGGGATGATGGATGCCCTCATCCTGCTGCTCGGCTGGGGGGTGAGCGCGCTGTTCTGCTTCGCGCGCGACGAGGCCATCTCCACGGTGCGCGAGAGCGAGCGCACGCTGAGCAGCCTCCTGGAGAGCACGGATGAGCCGGTGTGCTCGCTGGACCTACAAGGGAACATCGTCACCGCCAATGCGGCGGCGAGGCGGATGTTCCGCCTGGCGTTCGGGCGGGACGTGAATCCGGGGGATGCGCTGGACCAGGAGTCCTCGGAGGAGGTGCGGGCCACGTGGCGCGCGAGCCTGGCCCGGGTGCTCGGGGGACAGCCCGTGCGTTACGAGATACCCTTCCGGCAGGAGGGCCGCCCCATCACGTTGGACATCTCCCTCCACCCCATCCAGGGCGAGGACGGGCGGCCCAGGGGAGTGACCTTGTTCGGGCGGGACGTCACCGCGCGCAAGGCGGCCGAGTCGCGGCTGGACGAGCTGCACCGCAACCTGGTGGACATGTCACGCCGGGCGGGCATGGCGGAGGTGGCCACCGGCGTGTTGCACAACGTGGGCAACACGCTCAACAGCGTCAACGTCGCGGCCACGCTCGTCATGGACGGCCTCCGCGGTTCGCGGGCGCCCCAGCTGGTACGCGCGGTGGAGCTGCTGCGCGAGAACGAGGCGCGGCTGCCTGCCTTCCTGCTGGAGGACGAGCGGGGGCGCAAGCTTCCGGAGTACCTCTCCACGGTCTCGCACCACCTGGTGAAGGAGCACGAGCGGCTGCTGGCGGAGATGCAGGGGCTGGCGCGCAACGTGGAGCACATCAAGGCCGTGGTGGGCATGCAGCAGGAGAACGCGCGCTTTGGCGGCGTGGTGGAGCAGGTGCCGGTGCCGGAGCTCATCGACGACGCGCTGCGCCTGCATGCGACCTCCTTCGAGCAGCTGGGCATCCGCGTCCACCGCGAGTACGCCGAGCTCCCCGAGGTGCTGGTGGACCGGCACAAGCTGCTTCAAATCCTCGTGAACCTGCTGGGCAACGCGCGTCATGCGCTGATGGAGAGCGGGCGCAGGGACAAGCAGCTGTCCATCCGCGTGCGGCGGGACGGGGCGGCGCGGTTGCTGCGCATCGAGGTGGGCGACAACGGGGTGGGCATCTCCCCGGAGCACCTCTCGCGGCTCTTCGCGCATGGTTTCACCACGAAGAAGGGTGGGCACGGCTTCGGGCTGCACGCCAGTGCGCTGGCGGCCGAGGAGCTGGGGGGGCGGCTCAGCTGCGAGAGCGCCGGACCCGGTCAGGGCGCCACCTTCATCATCGAGTTGCCCCTGCGCGAGCAGGGACGCAGGGAGGCCATGGAATGA
- a CDS encoding ATP-binding protein, whose translation MNTVTRDGRRILVVDDNPSIHQDFRKILAQHEDLEELDAMESMIFGSVPGRVRVSSFEVDSATNGEEGVRRVRAAMGEGRPYAMAFVDIRMPPGIDGVEATLRMWREEADLQVVLCSAHSDYSWEDLARKLGANERLLILRKPFDNMEVRQMAHALCEKWELLRASHQRMEDLERAVAERTRALEEANARLLHAQKLEALGRMSAGLAHEVNNPLSYVLSNLRHVHRGLSALPCKDEGEEMREELRDSCQDAVLGAERIARIVQDVRLFARMDEPPREPVDVRAVLELSLSMAGEALRPGIRVVRDFQAVPLVLGSDHSLGQVFLNLIINATHALAGRPEPSLHLGLRRIADGRVEVEVRDNGCGIAPENLGRLFEPFFTTKPVGTGTGLGLSICHGIVTRLGGDISVDSTPGRGTAFRVLLPAAPSRTGEFSA comes from the coding sequence ATGAACACGGTCACGAGGGATGGACGGCGCATCCTCGTCGTCGACGACAACCCCTCCATCCACCAGGACTTCCGGAAGATCCTCGCCCAGCACGAGGACCTCGAGGAGCTGGATGCGATGGAGTCCATGATCTTCGGGTCCGTCCCGGGGCGCGTGCGGGTCTCCTCCTTCGAGGTGGACTCGGCGACGAACGGGGAGGAGGGCGTGCGGCGCGTGCGGGCCGCGATGGGCGAGGGGCGCCCGTATGCCATGGCCTTCGTGGACATCCGGATGCCTCCGGGCATCGACGGGGTGGAGGCCACGCTGCGCATGTGGCGCGAGGAGGCGGACCTGCAGGTGGTGCTGTGCTCGGCCCACTCCGACTACTCGTGGGAGGACCTGGCCAGGAAGCTGGGCGCCAACGAGCGGTTGCTCATCCTGCGCAAGCCCTTCGACAACATGGAGGTGCGGCAGATGGCGCACGCGCTCTGCGAGAAGTGGGAGCTGCTGCGCGCCAGTCACCAGCGGATGGAGGACCTGGAGCGGGCCGTGGCGGAGCGGACGCGGGCGCTGGAGGAGGCCAACGCGCGGCTGCTGCACGCGCAGAAGCTGGAGGCGCTGGGGAGGATGTCGGCGGGGCTCGCCCACGAGGTCAACAATCCCTTGAGCTACGTGCTGTCCAACCTGCGCCACGTGCATCGGGGGCTCTCGGCCCTGCCGTGCAAGGACGAGGGCGAGGAGATGAGGGAGGAGCTGCGCGACTCCTGCCAGGACGCGGTGCTCGGTGCCGAGCGCATCGCGCGCATCGTCCAGGACGTGCGGCTCTTCGCCCGGATGGACGAGCCGCCGCGCGAGCCGGTGGACGTGCGCGCGGTGTTGGAGCTCTCCCTCTCCATGGCGGGCGAGGCGCTGCGTCCGGGCATCCGCGTGGTCCGCGACTTCCAGGCGGTGCCGCTCGTGCTGGGGAGCGATCACAGCCTGGGGCAGGTGTTCCTCAACCTCATCATCAACGCCACCCATGCGCTGGCGGGCCGCCCCGAGCCCTCCCTCCACCTGGGCCTGCGGCGGATCGCGGACGGCCGGGTGGAGGTGGAGGTGCGTGACAATGGCTGCGGGATTGCTCCGGAGAACCTGGGCCGCCTCTTCGAGCCCTTCTTCACGACGAAGCCGGTGGGGACGGGCACGGGGCTCGGTCTGTCCATCTGTCACGGAATCGTGACGCGGCTGGGGGGAGACATCAGCGTGGACAGCACGCCGGGCCGGGGCACCGCCTTCCGGGTACTGTTGCCCGCCGCGCCGTCCCGGACGGGGGAGTTCTCGGCGTGA
- a CDS encoding two-component system sensor histidine kinase NtrB has protein sequence MRWDSRAWFLRGLDRLLSEEQRRLPPAELGRYRVLVGATVLNLVLAVQMCVSGLRSPLRSFLLVAGPGVVAGYVAVLVLARRSRSPRLPSLLLCSLLSVGMIAASLSMGTQQAATHAAHMLLPALAAYLLGVRLGLLFTVLFGLNALLLQPLLQVGFDLSRPLFPDEMSRMMSILAGGSFLGGWALSSLHVLARQESHSAFERTLEMLRKREWQLSSLIESTDDMVVALDTEGRLIIANQAVRKFFPQFRPEERPSDQAILEAFPPERREHMRERFQQALSGQRARVEGEYQLGGRRVTLETLISPVLGEGERVMGALFVGRDITARKDAEARLSEMHRSLLDVSRQAGMAEIANGVLHNVGNTLNSVNVSANLVTERMGSLRVAGLVKSAELLREHAADLATFFTADPRGQRLPAYLQALAEQLSRERDAVLEEMRRLRDSVDHLKLVVSMQQKNARFSGVLEQVSMPELIDDALRLHAVSFERLGIQLRREYSELPPVVVDRHKLLQILVNLVSNARHALLDSQREDKQLGIRVERVGERLRISVRDNGVGISPENLERLFTQGFTTKKEGHGFGLHISALTAEEMGGSLGVTSDGPGQGATFTLELPVEGIAAPAQATG, from the coding sequence ATGCGCTGGGATTCGCGAGCGTGGTTCCTGAGGGGGTTGGATCGGCTTCTGTCGGAGGAGCAGCGGCGGTTGCCTCCGGCGGAGCTCGGCCGCTACCGGGTCCTGGTGGGGGCCACGGTCCTCAACCTGGTGCTGGCGGTGCAGATGTGCGTCTCCGGTCTGCGCTCGCCGCTCCGCTCGTTCTTGCTGGTGGCGGGACCCGGGGTCGTGGCGGGCTATGTGGCCGTGCTGGTGCTGGCGCGCCGGTCGCGCTCACCCCGGCTCCCCTCACTGCTCCTGTGCTCCCTGCTGTCGGTGGGCATGATCGCCGCATCCCTGTCCATGGGGACGCAACAGGCGGCCACGCACGCGGCGCACATGCTGCTCCCGGCGCTGGCGGCCTATCTGCTGGGCGTCCGGCTGGGACTGCTCTTCACCGTGCTCTTCGGGCTCAACGCCCTGCTGCTCCAACCGCTCCTCCAGGTGGGGTTCGACCTGTCGCGTCCGCTCTTCCCGGACGAGATGTCGCGGATGATGAGCATCCTGGCCGGCGGCTCCTTCCTGGGGGGCTGGGCGCTGAGCTCGCTCCACGTCCTGGCGCGCCAGGAGTCCCACTCGGCGTTCGAGCGGACCCTGGAGATGTTGCGCAAGCGGGAGTGGCAGCTCTCCAGCCTCATCGAGAGCACGGATGACATGGTGGTGGCGCTCGATACGGAGGGCCGGTTGATCATCGCCAATCAGGCGGTGCGGAAGTTCTTCCCCCAGTTCCGTCCGGAGGAGCGGCCGTCGGACCAGGCCATCCTCGAGGCGTTTCCTCCGGAGCGGCGCGAGCACATGCGGGAGCGGTTCCAGCAGGCGCTCTCCGGGCAGCGCGCGCGGGTGGAGGGGGAATACCAGCTGGGGGGCCGGCGGGTGACGCTGGAGACGCTCATCAGCCCCGTGCTGGGGGAGGGCGAGCGCGTGATGGGGGCGCTCTTCGTCGGCCGTGACATCACGGCGCGCAAGGACGCCGAGGCGCGGCTGAGCGAGATGCACCGCAGTCTGTTGGACGTGTCGCGCCAGGCGGGCATGGCGGAGATCGCCAACGGCGTGCTGCACAACGTGGGCAACACGCTCAACAGCGTGAACGTGTCGGCGAACCTCGTGACCGAGCGGATGGGGAGCCTGCGCGTGGCCGGACTGGTGAAGAGCGCGGAGCTGCTGCGGGAGCACGCGGCGGACCTGGCCACCTTCTTCACCGCGGATCCCCGGGGCCAGCGGCTCCCGGCCTACCTCCAGGCGCTCGCGGAGCAGCTCTCGCGGGAGCGGGACGCGGTGCTGGAGGAGATGCGGCGGCTGCGCGACAGCGTGGACCACCTCAAGCTCGTGGTGAGCATGCAGCAGAAGAACGCCCGCTTCTCCGGGGTGCTGGAGCAGGTGTCCATGCCGGAGCTCATCGACGACGCGCTGCGGCTGCACGCGGTGTCCTTCGAGCGGCTGGGCATCCAGCTGCGGCGCGAGTACTCCGAGCTCCCGCCGGTGGTGGTGGACCGGCACAAGCTGCTTCAAATCCTCGTGAACCTGGTGAGCAACGCGCGCCACGCGCTGCTGGACAGCCAGCGCGAGGACAAGCAGCTGGGCATCCGCGTGGAGCGGGTGGGGGAGCGGCTGCGCATCTCCGTGCGGGACAACGGGGTGGGCATCTCCCCGGAGAACCTCGAGCGCCTCTTCACCCAGGGCTTCACCACGAAGAAGGAGGGGCACGGCTTCGGGCTGCACATCAGCGCGCTGACGGCCGAGGAGATGGGAGGCTCGCTCGGCGTCACGAGCGACGGCCCCGGGCAGGGGGCCACCTTCACCCTCGAGCTGCCCGTGGAGGGCATCGCGGCCCCCGCCCAGGCGACGGGGTGA
- the aat gene encoding leucyl/phenylalanyl-tRNA--protein transferase — MPIYFLGEDPELFPPPEKADRSGLLAVGGDLSPERLLAAYSRGIFPWYNEGQPVLWHSPDPRFVLEPDKLHVGRSLRKTLKAGVYDIRWDTAFEDVITECSRVPRPGQDGTWITDEMREAYVTLHELGFAHSVEAWAEGELKGGFYGVSLGAAFFGESMFARAPDASKVAFVTAVERFREWGLHFIDCQVETEHLARFGAEHWPRKRYLQALAAALEAPTRRGKWTGT, encoded by the coding sequence GTGCCCATCTATTTCCTCGGAGAAGACCCGGAGCTCTTCCCGCCCCCGGAGAAGGCGGACCGCAGCGGCCTGCTCGCGGTGGGGGGAGACTTGAGTCCCGAGCGCCTGCTGGCCGCGTACTCCCGGGGCATCTTCCCCTGGTACAACGAGGGCCAGCCCGTGCTCTGGCACTCGCCGGATCCGCGCTTCGTGCTGGAGCCGGACAAGCTGCACGTGGGCCGCTCCCTGCGCAAGACGCTCAAGGCCGGCGTCTATGACATCCGCTGGGACACCGCCTTCGAGGACGTCATCACCGAGTGCTCCCGCGTGCCGCGCCCCGGGCAGGACGGGACGTGGATAACGGACGAGATGCGCGAGGCCTATGTCACCCTGCACGAGCTGGGCTTCGCGCACTCGGTGGAGGCCTGGGCGGAGGGCGAGCTGAAGGGTGGCTTCTACGGCGTGTCCCTGGGGGCGGCCTTCTTCGGGGAGAGCATGTTCGCCCGGGCACCGGACGCCTCGAAGGTGGCCTTCGTCACCGCCGTGGAGCGCTTCCGCGAGTGGGGCCTGCACTTCATCGACTGTCAGGTGGAGACGGAGCACCTGGCGCGCTTCGGCGCCGAGCACTGGCCGAGGAAGCGCTACCTCCAGGCGCTCGCCGCGGCCCTGGAGGCCCCCACCCGCCGCGGGAAGTGGACGGGTACCTGA
- a CDS encoding LEA type 2 family protein yields MRSAPRAIVHILTLAAWVAGCASTPPAAPEGGPASLEAQETTVASQGLTEVTLRYAGQLTSPGPAVLEKADYELVSEGQVVEKGSAPLGVALAPGAPTPFSFQAGAAYVRGEEDLRAMSQRGGTVLLALRGVLTVRSGETVRTLPFAASRQVRVPRLPEVRIESLEGARYSEEKVDLLLRLGVRNPNPFPLRLDGLRWAITVGGRKLGEGTQGKYDTVDAAATGVYPVELAVTTETWGQDVRALIAKGTLPYEVAGELTGPLVRVPYSLSGDVKLNVSR; encoded by the coding sequence ATGCGTTCCGCCCCGCGTGCCATCGTCCACATCCTGACGCTCGCCGCCTGGGTCGCCGGGTGTGCCTCCACGCCACCCGCCGCGCCCGAGGGTGGCCCCGCCTCGCTCGAGGCCCAGGAGACCACCGTCGCCTCCCAGGGCCTCACCGAGGTGACACTCCGCTATGCCGGACAGCTCACCAGCCCCGGCCCCGCCGTGCTGGAGAAGGCCGACTACGAGCTCGTCTCCGAGGGGCAGGTGGTGGAGAAGGGCTCGGCGCCGCTGGGGGTGGCACTGGCCCCCGGGGCCCCCACGCCCTTCTCCTTCCAGGCCGGGGCCGCCTACGTCCGGGGCGAGGAGGACCTGCGGGCGATGAGCCAGCGGGGGGGAACGGTGCTCCTGGCGCTGCGCGGCGTGCTGACGGTGCGCTCGGGAGAGACCGTGCGCACGCTGCCCTTCGCCGCCTCAAGGCAGGTGCGCGTGCCGCGGCTGCCCGAGGTGCGCATCGAGAGCCTGGAGGGGGCGCGCTACTCGGAGGAGAAGGTGGACCTGCTGCTGCGCCTGGGGGTACGCAACCCCAACCCCTTCCCGCTGCGGCTGGATGGGCTCCGCTGGGCCATCACCGTGGGCGGCCGGAAGCTGGGCGAGGGGACACAGGGCAAGTACGACACCGTGGACGCGGCGGCCACCGGAGTGTATCCCGTGGAGCTGGCGGTGACGACGGAGACGTGGGGGCAGGACGTGCGGGCGCTCATCGCCAAGGGGACGCTGCCGTATGAGGTGGCGGGCGAGCTCACGGGCCCGCTGGTGCGCGTCCCCTACTCGCTGTCCGGAGACGTGAAGCTCAACGTGTCGCGGTAG
- a CDS encoding zinc ribbon domain-containing protein — protein sequence MAMIQFTRNYTDRSNDSGFQFEFHCDKCGNGHMSTFITNKLGLAASFLRAAGSIFGGAVSRAAYAGDHVKDALRGNAWDDAFSEAVTEAKTHFQHCTRCGKWVCPEACWNASRGLCEACAPDIQEEAAHIQAKVSVEQAWDKARKVDQVEGLDMKAQHSVVTCPHCRARTKGGKFCAECGKPLVAKAVHCTQCGTELAAKARFCAECGTPRGG from the coding sequence ATGGCGATGATTCAGTTCACCCGGAATTACACCGACCGCTCGAACGACAGCGGTTTCCAGTTCGAGTTCCACTGCGACAAGTGCGGCAACGGGCACATGTCGACCTTCATCACCAACAAGCTGGGACTGGCAGCCAGCTTCCTGCGCGCCGCGGGCTCCATCTTCGGCGGTGCGGTGTCTCGTGCCGCCTACGCGGGCGACCATGTGAAGGATGCCCTGCGTGGCAACGCCTGGGACGACGCCTTCTCCGAGGCCGTCACCGAGGCCAAGACGCACTTCCAGCACTGCACCCGCTGTGGCAAGTGGGTATGTCCGGAGGCGTGTTGGAATGCGTCTCGCGGCCTGTGTGAGGCGTGCGCGCCGGACATTCAGGAGGAGGCCGCGCACATCCAGGCCAAGGTGTCCGTGGAGCAGGCCTGGGACAAGGCTCGCAAGGTGGACCAGGTCGAGGGCCTGGACATGAAGGCCCAGCACTCCGTCGTGACCTGCCCCCACTGCCGCGCTCGCACCAAGGGCGGGAAGTTCTGCGCCGAGTGTGGCAAGCCCCTGGTGGCCAAGGCGGTTCACTGCACCCAGTGCGGTACGGAGCTCGCCGCCAAGGCTCGTTTCTGTGCCGAGTGTGGCACGCCTCGCGGCGGGTGA